The proteins below are encoded in one region of Manis javanica isolate MJ-LG chromosome 8, MJ_LKY, whole genome shotgun sequence:
- the SLC24A1 gene encoding sodium/potassium/calcium exchanger 1 isoform X4, with product MGKLIRVSRQGRRLLRPKRRHWGRLLFLLGMLIVGSTYQRLRSPWGLPSLWAVVSSHHPVKLASRDLPNNKVMGVSSDPPRAISAMEGGTLAPQATASRDEATPGITMQNAARTPGRTAAIPPTVPRISYSPAAAPTQRAEERPTTTPRGGLNPSTQTSSRPTVENHTPAAPRGEMGSYRPTPAGAKATRGTPSPLGGTAGSYAASAPMTVTRSRGLTPGTTGRDSVSVATMLETSPSGRTAEKTTPTTLQGIIGSISASLINDVATNILTSPRSLVEKDSLTTPRRVDNSRSTNPGGLVGKNDLAAPVGTALRHPAASSEGQVTISTMTGSGLAETKASAAAWSIGNPSSRTSVPTTGISSATFWGLAKKPSTAPSTLAPLRVSTSPSTQVHHRVVVEPVPSPTVPSPSLTTAVTPETPSPHPSALPPGLPDLHPKAQYPPDLFSVEKRQQGWVVLHIFGMMYVFVALAIVCDEYFVPALSVITDKLQISDDVAGATFMAAGGSAPELFTSLIGVFISHSNVGIGTIVGSAVFNILFVIGTCALFSREILNLTWWPLFRDVSFYIVDLMMLILFFVDSLVAWWESLMLLLAYALYVVTMKQNKQLELWVKEQLSRRPATKIMALGNLSREDVAGAESAGEVRGEEADASGEGENRQRSGGEAQLGGEGETGAGQGDGAAEGGRQAREDGKEKGDEGETEEQEFNAERDEEWTDGEQGDDGGDSEDEEDEEEEEEEEEEEEEEAAAATEAPLSLAWPDTRQKQAVYLFLLPIVLPLWLTVPDVRRLESRKFFAITFLGSITWIAMFSYLMVWWAHQVGETIGISEEIMGLTILAAGTSIPDLITSVIVARKGLGDMAVSSSVGSNIFDITVGLPVPWLLFSLINGLQPVPVSSNGLFCAIVLLFLMLLFVISSIASCKWKMNKILGFAMFLLYFVFLIISVMLEGRIISCPVSV from the exons ATGGGCAAATTGATCAGGGTGAGCAGGCAGGGGAGGAGGTTACTCCGGCCAAAGCGGCGTCACTGGGGTCGCCTCCTCTTCCTACTGGGAATGTTGATTGTCGGGTCCACCTACCAGCGGCTGAGGAGCCCCTGGGGCCTCCCCTCACTGTGGGCGGTAGTCTCTTCCCACCACCCTGTAAAGCTAGCCAGCCGGGACCTCCCCAACAACAAGGTAATGGGGGTTAGCAGCGACCCTCCGAGAGCCATCTCTGCAATGGAGGGTGGGACGCTGGCGCCCCAAGCCACAGCGAGCAGGGACGAAGCAACACCTGGCATAACAATGCAGAACGCCGCCAGGACACCCGGAAGAACAGCCGCCATCCCCCCAACAGTACCCAGGATTAGCTACAGCCCAGCAGCAGCCCCCACGCAAAGAGCGGAGGAACGCCCCACAACCACACCGCGGGGAGGACTGAATCCCTCTACCCAGACTTCAAGCAGGCCAACGGTGGAGAATCATACCCCAGCAGCACCCAGGGGAGAAATGGGCAGCTACCGCCCTACTCCTGCCGGGGCAAAGGCGACGAGGGGCACGCCATCCCCGCTTGGTGGGACAGCAGGCAGTTATGCCGCCTCCGCGCCCATGACAGTGACAAGGAGCCGCGGGCTCACCCCCGGAACAACCGGGAGAGACAGTGTAAGTGTGGCAACCATGCTGGAGACGAGCCCTTCCGGGAGGACTGCAGAAAAAACCACCCCGACGACTCTGCAGGGAATAATCGGTAGCATCTCAGCTTCCCTGATAAATGACGTAGCAACAAACATCTTGACTTCTCCCAGGAGTCTGGTGGAAAAGGATAGCCTGACTACCCCCAGAAGAGTGGACAACAGCAGGTCAACCAACCCTGGGGGGCTGGTGGGAAAGAACGACCTGGCAGCTCCCGTGGGGACGGCCCTGCGGCACCCTGCAGCCAGCTCCGAGGGGCAAGTGACGATAAGCACCATGACAGGCAGTGGCCTGGCAGAAACTAAAGCCTCTGCTGCTGCCTGGAGTATCGGGAATCCCTCATCCAGAACCAGTGTACCTACCACCGGAATATCCTCAGCGACCTTTTGGGGGCTGGCGAAGAAACCTTCCACAGCTCCCAGCACCTTAGCACCCCTCAGGGTCAGCACAAGTCCTAGCACCCAGGTCCATCACCGTGTGGTTGTGGAGCCAGTCCCCTCTCccactgtcccctcccccagcctgacAACGGCCGTGACCCCAGAGACGCCCAGTCCCCATCCCTCGGCGCTGCCGCCTGGCCTGCCAGACCTTCACCCAAAGGCACAGTACCCCCCAGACCTGTTCAGCGTGGAGAAGCGGCAGCAGGGCTGGGTGGTCCTACACATCTTTGGCATGATGTACGTGTTTGTGGCCTTGGCCATTGTGTGTGACGAGTACTTTGTCCCAGCCCTGAGTGTCATCACAGACAAGCTGCAGATCTCCGATGACGTGGCCGGTGCCACGTTCATGGCTGCCGGAGGCTCTGCCCCTGAGCTCTTCACCTCCCTCATTGGTGTCTTCATCTCCCACAGTAACGTGGGCATTGGTACCATCGTGGGCTCTGCTGTGTTCAACATCCTCTTTGTCATCGGCACCTGTGCCCTCTTCTCCCGGGAGATCCTCAACCTCACCTGGTGGCCCTTGTTCCGCGATGTCTCCTTTTACATTGTGGACCTGATGATGCTCATCCTTTTCTTCGTGGACAGCCTTGTGGCCTGGTGGGAGAGCCTGATGCTGCTCCTGGCCTATGCCCTCTACGTGGTCACCATGAAGCAGAACAAGCAGCTCGAGCTCTGGGTGAAGGAGCAACTCAGCAGGAGGCCAGCCACCAAGATCATGGCCCTCGGGAACCTCAGCAGG GAGGACGTGGCTGGAGCTGAGAGTGCAGGTGAGGTGAGAGGTGAAGAGGCGGACGCTTCTGGTGAAGGTGAGAACAGACAGCGAAGCGGAGGTGAGGCCCAGCTGGGAGGTGAAGGTGAAACTGGAGCAGGACAAGGAGATGGTGCAGCGGAAGGTGGACGCCAAGCGAGAGAGGACGGGAAAGAGAAAGGTGATGAAGGAGAAACCGAAGAGCAGGAATTCAATGCTGAACGTGATGAGGAGTGGACAGATGGCGAACAGGGAGATGATGGAGGTGACAGTGAAGatgaggaggacgaggaggaggaggaggaggaggaggaggaggaggaggaggaggcggcggcggcaacCGAGGCGCCTCTGTCCCTGGCGTGGCCTGACACCAGGCAGAAGCAGGCCGTTtacctcttcctcctgcccattgTGCTCCCGCTGTGGCTAACGGTACCCGACGTCCGGAGGCTG GAGTCTAGGAAGTTTTTTGCTATCACCTTTCTGGGATCCATCACGTGGATAGCCATGTTCTCATACCTCATGGTATGGTGGGCTCACCAG GTCGGTGAAACAATAGGCATTTCTGAAGAGATCATGGGTTTGACAATCCTAGCGGCAGGCACGTCAATTCCTGACCTCATCACCAGTGTGATAGTTGCCCGGAAAGGCCTGGGAGACATGGCTGTGTCAAGCTCTGTGGGCAGCAACATATTTGATATCACCGTGGG ACTACCTGTCCCCTGGCTGCTTTTCTCTCTCATCAATGGATTACAGCCAGTCCCCGTCAGTAGCAATGGCTTGTTTTGTGCAATTGTCTTGCTTTTTCTCATGCTCCTGTTTGTGATTTCTTCAATTGCATCCTGCAAATGGAAAATGAACAAGATCCTTGGCTTCGCAATGTTCCTCCTTTACTTTGTATTCCTGATAATCAGTGTGATGTTAGAAGGTCGAATCATATCCTGTCCTGTATCTGTCTGA
- the SLC24A1 gene encoding sodium/potassium/calcium exchanger 1 isoform X3 — MGKLIRVSRQGRRLLRPKRRHWGRLLFLLGMLIVGSTYQRLRSPWGLPSLWAVVSSHHPVKLASRDLPNNKVMGVSSDPPRAISAMEGGTLAPQATASRDEATPGITMQNAARTPGRTAAIPPTVPRISYSPAAAPTQRAEERPTTTPRGGLNPSTQTSSRPTVENHTPAAPRGEMGSYRPTPAGAKATRGTPSPLGGTAGSYAASAPMTVTRSRGLTPGTTGRDSVSVATMLETSPSGRTAEKTTPTTLQGIIGSISASLINDVATNILTSPRSLVEKDSLTTPRRVDNSRSTNPGGLVGKNDLAAPVGTALRHPAASSEGQVTISTMTGSGLAETKASAAAWSIGNPSSRTSVPTTGISSATFWGLAKKPSTAPSTLAPLRVSTSPSTQVHHRVVVEPVPSPTVPSPSLTTAVTPETPSPHPSALPPGLPDLHPKAQYPPDLFSVEKRQQGWVVLHIFGMMYVFVALAIVCDEYFVPALSVITDKLQISDDVAGATFMAAGGSAPELFTSLIGVFISHSNVGIGTIVGSAVFNILFVIGTCALFSREILNLTWWPLFRDVSFYIVDLMMLILFFVDSLVAWWESLMLLLAYALYVVTMKQNKQLELWVKEQLSRRPATKIMALGNLSRPGNGAVVVDELQENKKLKLPAALTRGSSSASLYNSTIRSTIYQLMLHSLDLLGEARPSKDKEEDGLDQEAKAKPQATAEGTPEEEEPAKLPAVTVTPAPAPAVTRDEEEDPGCQEDVAGAESAGEVRGEEADASGEGENRQRSGGEAQLGGEGETGAGQGDGAAEGGRQAREDGKEKGDEGETEEQEFNAERDEEWTDGEQGDDGGDSEDEEDEEEEEEEEEEEEEEAAAATEAPLSLAWPDTRQKQAVYLFLLPIVLPLWLTVPDVRRLVGETIGISEEIMGLTILAAGTSIPDLITSVIVARKGLGDMAVSSSVGSNIFDITVGLPVPWLLFSLINGLQPVPVSSNGLFCAIVLLFLMLLFVISSIASCKWKMNKILGFAMFLLYFVFLIISVMLEGRIISCPVSV; from the exons ATGGGCAAATTGATCAGGGTGAGCAGGCAGGGGAGGAGGTTACTCCGGCCAAAGCGGCGTCACTGGGGTCGCCTCCTCTTCCTACTGGGAATGTTGATTGTCGGGTCCACCTACCAGCGGCTGAGGAGCCCCTGGGGCCTCCCCTCACTGTGGGCGGTAGTCTCTTCCCACCACCCTGTAAAGCTAGCCAGCCGGGACCTCCCCAACAACAAGGTAATGGGGGTTAGCAGCGACCCTCCGAGAGCCATCTCTGCAATGGAGGGTGGGACGCTGGCGCCCCAAGCCACAGCGAGCAGGGACGAAGCAACACCTGGCATAACAATGCAGAACGCCGCCAGGACACCCGGAAGAACAGCCGCCATCCCCCCAACAGTACCCAGGATTAGCTACAGCCCAGCAGCAGCCCCCACGCAAAGAGCGGAGGAACGCCCCACAACCACACCGCGGGGAGGACTGAATCCCTCTACCCAGACTTCAAGCAGGCCAACGGTGGAGAATCATACCCCAGCAGCACCCAGGGGAGAAATGGGCAGCTACCGCCCTACTCCTGCCGGGGCAAAGGCGACGAGGGGCACGCCATCCCCGCTTGGTGGGACAGCAGGCAGTTATGCCGCCTCCGCGCCCATGACAGTGACAAGGAGCCGCGGGCTCACCCCCGGAACAACCGGGAGAGACAGTGTAAGTGTGGCAACCATGCTGGAGACGAGCCCTTCCGGGAGGACTGCAGAAAAAACCACCCCGACGACTCTGCAGGGAATAATCGGTAGCATCTCAGCTTCCCTGATAAATGACGTAGCAACAAACATCTTGACTTCTCCCAGGAGTCTGGTGGAAAAGGATAGCCTGACTACCCCCAGAAGAGTGGACAACAGCAGGTCAACCAACCCTGGGGGGCTGGTGGGAAAGAACGACCTGGCAGCTCCCGTGGGGACGGCCCTGCGGCACCCTGCAGCCAGCTCCGAGGGGCAAGTGACGATAAGCACCATGACAGGCAGTGGCCTGGCAGAAACTAAAGCCTCTGCTGCTGCCTGGAGTATCGGGAATCCCTCATCCAGAACCAGTGTACCTACCACCGGAATATCCTCAGCGACCTTTTGGGGGCTGGCGAAGAAACCTTCCACAGCTCCCAGCACCTTAGCACCCCTCAGGGTCAGCACAAGTCCTAGCACCCAGGTCCATCACCGTGTGGTTGTGGAGCCAGTCCCCTCTCccactgtcccctcccccagcctgacAACGGCCGTGACCCCAGAGACGCCCAGTCCCCATCCCTCGGCGCTGCCGCCTGGCCTGCCAGACCTTCACCCAAAGGCACAGTACCCCCCAGACCTGTTCAGCGTGGAGAAGCGGCAGCAGGGCTGGGTGGTCCTACACATCTTTGGCATGATGTACGTGTTTGTGGCCTTGGCCATTGTGTGTGACGAGTACTTTGTCCCAGCCCTGAGTGTCATCACAGACAAGCTGCAGATCTCCGATGACGTGGCCGGTGCCACGTTCATGGCTGCCGGAGGCTCTGCCCCTGAGCTCTTCACCTCCCTCATTGGTGTCTTCATCTCCCACAGTAACGTGGGCATTGGTACCATCGTGGGCTCTGCTGTGTTCAACATCCTCTTTGTCATCGGCACCTGTGCCCTCTTCTCCCGGGAGATCCTCAACCTCACCTGGTGGCCCTTGTTCCGCGATGTCTCCTTTTACATTGTGGACCTGATGATGCTCATCCTTTTCTTCGTGGACAGCCTTGTGGCCTGGTGGGAGAGCCTGATGCTGCTCCTGGCCTATGCCCTCTACGTGGTCACCATGAAGCAGAACAAGCAGCTCGAGCTCTGGGTGAAGGAGCAACTCAGCAGGAGGCCAGCCACCAAGATCATGGCCCTCGGGAACCTCAGCAGG CCAGGCAACGGGGCCGTTGTGGTGGATGAGCTGCAGGAAAACAAGAAGCTAAAG CTCCCGGCAGCGCTGACCCGAGGGAGCAGCTCCGCCTCTCTGTACAACAGCACCATCCGCAGCACCATCTACCAGCTCATGTTGCACAGCCTGGACCTGCTGGGGGAAG CCCGGCCCTCCAAGGACAAGGAGGAGGATGGCTTGGATCAGGAGGCCAAAGCCAAGCCTCAGGCCACAGCAGAGGGCACACCAGAAG AGGAGGAGCCAGCCAAGCTTCCTGCGGTCACAGTCACACCAGCCCCTGCTCCAGCTGTCACGAGAGATGAGGAGGAGGATCCTGGCTGTCAG GAGGACGTGGCTGGAGCTGAGAGTGCAGGTGAGGTGAGAGGTGAAGAGGCGGACGCTTCTGGTGAAGGTGAGAACAGACAGCGAAGCGGAGGTGAGGCCCAGCTGGGAGGTGAAGGTGAAACTGGAGCAGGACAAGGAGATGGTGCAGCGGAAGGTGGACGCCAAGCGAGAGAGGACGGGAAAGAGAAAGGTGATGAAGGAGAAACCGAAGAGCAGGAATTCAATGCTGAACGTGATGAGGAGTGGACAGATGGCGAACAGGGAGATGATGGAGGTGACAGTGAAGatgaggaggacgaggaggaggaggaggaggaggaggaggaggaggaggaggaggcggcggcggcaacCGAGGCGCCTCTGTCCCTGGCGTGGCCTGACACCAGGCAGAAGCAGGCCGTTtacctcttcctcctgcccattgTGCTCCCGCTGTGGCTAACGGTACCCGACGTCCGGAGGCTG GTCGGTGAAACAATAGGCATTTCTGAAGAGATCATGGGTTTGACAATCCTAGCGGCAGGCACGTCAATTCCTGACCTCATCACCAGTGTGATAGTTGCCCGGAAAGGCCTGGGAGACATGGCTGTGTCAAGCTCTGTGGGCAGCAACATATTTGATATCACCGTGGG ACTACCTGTCCCCTGGCTGCTTTTCTCTCTCATCAATGGATTACAGCCAGTCCCCGTCAGTAGCAATGGCTTGTTTTGTGCAATTGTCTTGCTTTTTCTCATGCTCCTGTTTGTGATTTCTTCAATTGCATCCTGCAAATGGAAAATGAACAAGATCCTTGGCTTCGCAATGTTCCTCCTTTACTTTGTATTCCTGATAATCAGTGTGATGTTAGAAGGTCGAATCATATCCTGTCCTGTATCTGTCTGA
- the SLC24A1 gene encoding sodium/potassium/calcium exchanger 1 isoform X1 yields MGKLIRVSRQGRRLLRPKRRHWGRLLFLLGMLIVGSTYQRLRSPWGLPSLWAVVSSHHPVKLASRDLPNNKVMGVSSDPPRAISAMEGGTLAPQATASRDEATPGITMQNAARTPGRTAAIPPTVPRISYSPAAAPTQRAEERPTTTPRGGLNPSTQTSSRPTVENHTPAAPRGEMGSYRPTPAGAKATRGTPSPLGGTAGSYAASAPMTVTRSRGLTPGTTGRDSVSVATMLETSPSGRTAEKTTPTTLQGIIGSISASLINDVATNILTSPRSLVEKDSLTTPRRVDNSRSTNPGGLVGKNDLAAPVGTALRHPAASSEGQVTISTMTGSGLAETKASAAAWSIGNPSSRTSVPTTGISSATFWGLAKKPSTAPSTLAPLRVSTSPSTQVHHRVVVEPVPSPTVPSPSLTTAVTPETPSPHPSALPPGLPDLHPKAQYPPDLFSVEKRQQGWVVLHIFGMMYVFVALAIVCDEYFVPALSVITDKLQISDDVAGATFMAAGGSAPELFTSLIGVFISHSNVGIGTIVGSAVFNILFVIGTCALFSREILNLTWWPLFRDVSFYIVDLMMLILFFVDSLVAWWESLMLLLAYALYVVTMKQNKQLELWVKEQLSRRPATKIMALGNLSRPGNGAVVVDELQENKKLKLPAALTRGSSSASLYNSTIRSTIYQLMLHSLDLLGEARPSKDKEEDGLDQEAKAKPQATAEGTPEEEEPAKLPAVTVTPAPAPAVTRDEEEDPGCQEDVAGAESAGEVRGEEADASGEGENRQRSGGEAQLGGEGETGAGQGDGAAEGGRQAREDGKEKGDEGETEEQEFNAERDEEWTDGEQGDDGGDSEDEEDEEEEEEEEEEEEEEAAAATEAPLSLAWPDTRQKQAVYLFLLPIVLPLWLTVPDVRRLESRKFFAITFLGSITWIAMFSYLMVWWAHQVGETIGISEEIMGLTILAAGTSIPDLITSVIVARKGLGDMAVSSSVGSNIFDITVGLPVPWLLFSLINGLQPVPVSSNGLFCAIVLLFLMLLFVISSIASCKWKMNKILGFAMFLLYFVFLIISVMLEGRIISCPVSV; encoded by the exons ATGGGCAAATTGATCAGGGTGAGCAGGCAGGGGAGGAGGTTACTCCGGCCAAAGCGGCGTCACTGGGGTCGCCTCCTCTTCCTACTGGGAATGTTGATTGTCGGGTCCACCTACCAGCGGCTGAGGAGCCCCTGGGGCCTCCCCTCACTGTGGGCGGTAGTCTCTTCCCACCACCCTGTAAAGCTAGCCAGCCGGGACCTCCCCAACAACAAGGTAATGGGGGTTAGCAGCGACCCTCCGAGAGCCATCTCTGCAATGGAGGGTGGGACGCTGGCGCCCCAAGCCACAGCGAGCAGGGACGAAGCAACACCTGGCATAACAATGCAGAACGCCGCCAGGACACCCGGAAGAACAGCCGCCATCCCCCCAACAGTACCCAGGATTAGCTACAGCCCAGCAGCAGCCCCCACGCAAAGAGCGGAGGAACGCCCCACAACCACACCGCGGGGAGGACTGAATCCCTCTACCCAGACTTCAAGCAGGCCAACGGTGGAGAATCATACCCCAGCAGCACCCAGGGGAGAAATGGGCAGCTACCGCCCTACTCCTGCCGGGGCAAAGGCGACGAGGGGCACGCCATCCCCGCTTGGTGGGACAGCAGGCAGTTATGCCGCCTCCGCGCCCATGACAGTGACAAGGAGCCGCGGGCTCACCCCCGGAACAACCGGGAGAGACAGTGTAAGTGTGGCAACCATGCTGGAGACGAGCCCTTCCGGGAGGACTGCAGAAAAAACCACCCCGACGACTCTGCAGGGAATAATCGGTAGCATCTCAGCTTCCCTGATAAATGACGTAGCAACAAACATCTTGACTTCTCCCAGGAGTCTGGTGGAAAAGGATAGCCTGACTACCCCCAGAAGAGTGGACAACAGCAGGTCAACCAACCCTGGGGGGCTGGTGGGAAAGAACGACCTGGCAGCTCCCGTGGGGACGGCCCTGCGGCACCCTGCAGCCAGCTCCGAGGGGCAAGTGACGATAAGCACCATGACAGGCAGTGGCCTGGCAGAAACTAAAGCCTCTGCTGCTGCCTGGAGTATCGGGAATCCCTCATCCAGAACCAGTGTACCTACCACCGGAATATCCTCAGCGACCTTTTGGGGGCTGGCGAAGAAACCTTCCACAGCTCCCAGCACCTTAGCACCCCTCAGGGTCAGCACAAGTCCTAGCACCCAGGTCCATCACCGTGTGGTTGTGGAGCCAGTCCCCTCTCccactgtcccctcccccagcctgacAACGGCCGTGACCCCAGAGACGCCCAGTCCCCATCCCTCGGCGCTGCCGCCTGGCCTGCCAGACCTTCACCCAAAGGCACAGTACCCCCCAGACCTGTTCAGCGTGGAGAAGCGGCAGCAGGGCTGGGTGGTCCTACACATCTTTGGCATGATGTACGTGTTTGTGGCCTTGGCCATTGTGTGTGACGAGTACTTTGTCCCAGCCCTGAGTGTCATCACAGACAAGCTGCAGATCTCCGATGACGTGGCCGGTGCCACGTTCATGGCTGCCGGAGGCTCTGCCCCTGAGCTCTTCACCTCCCTCATTGGTGTCTTCATCTCCCACAGTAACGTGGGCATTGGTACCATCGTGGGCTCTGCTGTGTTCAACATCCTCTTTGTCATCGGCACCTGTGCCCTCTTCTCCCGGGAGATCCTCAACCTCACCTGGTGGCCCTTGTTCCGCGATGTCTCCTTTTACATTGTGGACCTGATGATGCTCATCCTTTTCTTCGTGGACAGCCTTGTGGCCTGGTGGGAGAGCCTGATGCTGCTCCTGGCCTATGCCCTCTACGTGGTCACCATGAAGCAGAACAAGCAGCTCGAGCTCTGGGTGAAGGAGCAACTCAGCAGGAGGCCAGCCACCAAGATCATGGCCCTCGGGAACCTCAGCAGG CCAGGCAACGGGGCCGTTGTGGTGGATGAGCTGCAGGAAAACAAGAAGCTAAAG CTCCCGGCAGCGCTGACCCGAGGGAGCAGCTCCGCCTCTCTGTACAACAGCACCATCCGCAGCACCATCTACCAGCTCATGTTGCACAGCCTGGACCTGCTGGGGGAAG CCCGGCCCTCCAAGGACAAGGAGGAGGATGGCTTGGATCAGGAGGCCAAAGCCAAGCCTCAGGCCACAGCAGAGGGCACACCAGAAG AGGAGGAGCCAGCCAAGCTTCCTGCGGTCACAGTCACACCAGCCCCTGCTCCAGCTGTCACGAGAGATGAGGAGGAGGATCCTGGCTGTCAG GAGGACGTGGCTGGAGCTGAGAGTGCAGGTGAGGTGAGAGGTGAAGAGGCGGACGCTTCTGGTGAAGGTGAGAACAGACAGCGAAGCGGAGGTGAGGCCCAGCTGGGAGGTGAAGGTGAAACTGGAGCAGGACAAGGAGATGGTGCAGCGGAAGGTGGACGCCAAGCGAGAGAGGACGGGAAAGAGAAAGGTGATGAAGGAGAAACCGAAGAGCAGGAATTCAATGCTGAACGTGATGAGGAGTGGACAGATGGCGAACAGGGAGATGATGGAGGTGACAGTGAAGatgaggaggacgaggaggaggaggaggaggaggaggaggaggaggaggaggaggcggcggcggcaacCGAGGCGCCTCTGTCCCTGGCGTGGCCTGACACCAGGCAGAAGCAGGCCGTTtacctcttcctcctgcccattgTGCTCCCGCTGTGGCTAACGGTACCCGACGTCCGGAGGCTG GAGTCTAGGAAGTTTTTTGCTATCACCTTTCTGGGATCCATCACGTGGATAGCCATGTTCTCATACCTCATGGTATGGTGGGCTCACCAG GTCGGTGAAACAATAGGCATTTCTGAAGAGATCATGGGTTTGACAATCCTAGCGGCAGGCACGTCAATTCCTGACCTCATCACCAGTGTGATAGTTGCCCGGAAAGGCCTGGGAGACATGGCTGTGTCAAGCTCTGTGGGCAGCAACATATTTGATATCACCGTGGG ACTACCTGTCCCCTGGCTGCTTTTCTCTCTCATCAATGGATTACAGCCAGTCCCCGTCAGTAGCAATGGCTTGTTTTGTGCAATTGTCTTGCTTTTTCTCATGCTCCTGTTTGTGATTTCTTCAATTGCATCCTGCAAATGGAAAATGAACAAGATCCTTGGCTTCGCAATGTTCCTCCTTTACTTTGTATTCCTGATAATCAGTGTGATGTTAGAAGGTCGAATCATATCCTGTCCTGTATCTGTCTGA